Proteins from one Paenibacillus amylolyticus genomic window:
- a CDS encoding extracellular solute-binding protein: MEAGYHPRESNLVRWSQMVRAHLGESLTSKYVTEKTGVHIEFEVPAVEPSEMLSRMLTTGSLPDLITIGSWESAVNKLRESNLIYALDELANQYDPYFFKVAGDGALQWYRQEDGHTYVIPNDAYSPEQMRSTGLTGANQTFLVRKDLYESMGKPDLSTPKGFLDALHLLKNQYSVYKGQLISPFWAQGNASYGMTEYLQNLLAIPHEQNGKVYDRMTDPDYIEWLKTFRTAYEQGLINVDFLVDSSAQVQDKTNHAQYFMMIREWTDISDLNTKLEALANQSSTYIAVDGPRNSRGESATLFPGSMDGWMVTMISRSTKNPERAIRFLTYLASEEGQRDLFLGKEGETWTMENGKPQLTAAMVQLYDTDRERLEKEYGIMDTYWMLRNPAFVNPWRPEHTPSIEQMETFANQQAVLDSGIYKGLDPVGDSDIALAWSRISQHWEEVLPELITAKDEAAFDKIFENFLIRRVNYGFNHVMEYRQTELELRKAKIGR, encoded by the coding sequence ATGGAAGCTGGATACCACCCCCGTGAATCTAACCTGGTTCGTTGGAGCCAAATGGTACGGGCACACTTGGGGGAGAGCCTAACTTCCAAATATGTCACCGAAAAAACAGGGGTTCATATCGAATTTGAAGTACCCGCTGTTGAACCAAGCGAGATGTTATCACGGATGTTGACGACCGGTAGTCTGCCGGATCTGATAACCATCGGCTCCTGGGAGAGTGCCGTTAACAAACTCCGGGAGAGTAATCTCATCTATGCCCTGGATGAGCTCGCCAACCAGTATGATCCTTACTTTTTCAAGGTAGCAGGTGATGGTGCTCTACAATGGTATCGACAGGAAGACGGCCACACCTATGTCATTCCCAATGATGCATACAGTCCCGAACAGATGCGTTCAACCGGCTTGACGGGAGCGAACCAAACCTTTCTCGTACGTAAAGATCTGTATGAGTCAATGGGCAAACCGGACCTTAGCACACCGAAAGGTTTTCTGGATGCACTGCACTTGCTGAAGAATCAATATTCGGTTTATAAAGGCCAACTGATCAGTCCATTTTGGGCACAGGGGAATGCCTCCTATGGCATGACTGAGTATTTGCAAAATCTGCTTGCGATCCCCCATGAACAGAACGGTAAGGTATACGACCGAATGACAGATCCCGATTATATCGAGTGGCTGAAAACATTTCGTACCGCTTACGAGCAAGGCCTGATTAATGTTGATTTTCTGGTCGACTCCAGTGCACAGGTGCAGGATAAAACCAACCATGCCCAATATTTTATGATGATTCGGGAATGGACAGACATATCAGACCTCAACACAAAATTGGAAGCCCTTGCGAACCAGAGTTCAACCTATATTGCTGTAGATGGCCCCCGGAACAGCAGGGGAGAATCCGCCACCCTGTTCCCCGGCAGCATGGATGGCTGGATGGTTACGATGATCAGCAGATCCACGAAAAACCCTGAACGTGCTATCCGATTTTTGACCTATCTGGCCAGCGAAGAAGGCCAAAGGGATTTATTTTTGGGCAAAGAAGGTGAAACCTGGACGATGGAGAACGGCAAACCGCAGTTGACAGCGGCAATGGTCCAGTTGTATGACACAGATCGGGAGCGGCTGGAAAAGGAATATGGCATTATGGATACCTACTGGATGCTGCGAAACCCTGCTTTCGTTAATCCGTGGAGACCAGAGCATACCCCATCCATTGAGCAAATGGAGACGTTCGCTAACCAACAGGCCGTTCTGGACAGCGGCATCTACAAGGGACTGGACCCTGTAGGTGATTCCGACATAGCGTTAGCCTGGTCACGTATTTCTCAGCATTGGGAAGAGGTGCTGCCAGAACTAATTACAGCGAAGGATGAAGCTGCTTTTGACAAAATTTTCGAAAACTTTCTCATACGTCGTGTGAATTACGGCTTTAACCACGTGATGGAATATCGCCAGACTGAACTGGAACTGCGGAAAGCCAAGATAGGCAGATAA
- a CDS encoding aldo/keto reductase, whose translation MKPAIQASNGVEIPQLGFGLYKLKKGESFENTVEEAIRVGYRHFDTAKIYGNEAALGRVIQKSDIPREQFFITSKAWTTDLGYQATRKSFEQTCQRLNVTYLDMYLIHFASAHYVDAWKAMEELYDEGRIKVIGVANFEIEHLEHLKKHARILPMVNQIETHPEFQQRELQHYMVQNQILHEAWGPLGQGSKALLEHPELVAIALRHRKSVAQIILRWHLERGIIVIPKSSNPQRIKENSDLFDFELNVEEMEQIRRLDTGKRYSVSPTGLMVNPIYVNFMKLFTCP comes from the coding sequence ATGAAACCTGCCATCCAGGCTTCGAACGGAGTCGAGATTCCGCAACTCGGATTCGGACTATACAAGCTCAAGAAAGGGGAATCTTTCGAAAACACGGTTGAAGAGGCGATACGCGTCGGATACCGCCATTTCGATACAGCGAAAATTTACGGTAATGAAGCCGCGCTAGGACGAGTCATTCAAAAAAGTGACATTCCTCGAGAGCAATTCTTCATCACCTCGAAAGCATGGACGACGGATCTCGGGTATCAGGCGACGAGAAAATCATTCGAGCAAACTTGCCAAAGATTGAACGTAACGTATCTTGATATGTACTTAATTCATTTTGCCAGTGCCCATTATGTGGATGCCTGGAAAGCGATGGAAGAGTTGTACGACGAAGGCCGGATCAAAGTCATAGGTGTAGCTAATTTCGAGATCGAGCATTTGGAGCACCTCAAGAAACATGCCCGGATTTTGCCGATGGTGAATCAGATCGAGACACACCCGGAATTCCAACAACGCGAATTGCAGCATTATATGGTTCAGAATCAGATTCTGCATGAGGCTTGGGGCCCGCTGGGACAAGGGAGCAAAGCGCTGCTGGAGCACCCAGAGCTAGTTGCCATTGCTCTTCGTCATCGCAAGTCGGTTGCACAAATCATTTTGCGCTGGCATCTGGAGCGCGGTATTATTGTAATCCCCAAATCATCCAATCCTCAAAGAATCAAAGAGAACAGTGATCTATTCGACTTTGAGCTGAACGTAGAGGAAATGGAACAAATTCGCCGCTTGGACACGGGAAAAAGATACTCCGTAAGCCCGACGGGTCTCATGGTTAATCCGATATACGTCAACTTTATGAAGCTATTCACTTGTCCATAA
- a CDS encoding metalloregulator ArsR/SmtB family transcription factor — protein sequence MSVEQEFLNTIAIEFKNNQKVLNAIGDETRQAILMALIQGPQKLGMRVGEIRMQTHLSRPAVSHHLKILKDAQIISVRKEGTRNFYHLDAGSKLMSLRHLVNEIDKLFEHCEGEDL from the coding sequence ATTTCCGTAGAACAGGAATTTTTAAATACAATTGCAATCGAATTTAAGAACAATCAGAAGGTGCTGAATGCAATCGGAGACGAGACTCGGCAGGCGATTTTGATGGCCTTGATTCAAGGGCCGCAGAAATTGGGCATGCGTGTGGGTGAAATTCGGATGCAAACGCACCTCTCCCGGCCAGCTGTATCGCATCATCTGAAAATATTGAAAGACGCGCAGATTATCAGCGTTCGCAAAGAAGGAACCCGTAACTTTTATCATCTGGACGCCGGGAGTAAGCTGATGTCGTTGAGACACTTGGTGAACGAAATTGATAAGCTCTTTGAACATTGTGAGGGGGAGGACCTTTGA